Part of the Bacteroidota bacterium genome is shown below.
TTGAGGCAGTTGCAGAATTAGTTCCCCTTGCACCAACCCCACCCCAAGTTGAACCTACTATTGAAGAAAGACCCGCAACAGCGTTCGAAGAAATATTGCCAGAACCTAAGGTGATAGTAGAACCTAAGCAGGAAATTAAGGATACTAATATACCTATTGTAAATAAAGAAAACGTCAATGAGAAATTAGCCAAGGTTCGCAAACAATCAACGGTAGAAAAATTAAATCATACAAAAATTGAAGATTTACGTAAATCGCTCAATTTAAATTCGACGATGGCGTTTACGAAAACTTTTTTCGGTGGCGAAAATTCTCAGTTTTCTATTTTTATAGATGCTTTGAACACTTGCGGCTCTTTCGATGCTGCAAATACTATTATACAATCGCAGATTGATGCGAAGAAGAATCCAGAGCTGTATGATGACCTGATTCACTTGGCTCAAAGACGGTGGCAATAAAAAAAAGCCCGGCTTTTTGAGCCAGACTTTCTTAAGTATTATATTCGCTGCCGGCGAATGATTAACCTAAATAGGCTTTCAATATTTTGCTTTTAGATGATTTGCGTAAACGACGCAAAGCTTTCTCTTTAATTTGACGCACACGTTCACGGGTCAAACCTATTTTGTCTGATATATCTTCTAATGTATGGGCTACGTTACCATCCAAACCATAATAGTATTTAAGAATATCCTTTTCTTTATCACTTAAGGTTGAGATTACACGATTGATTTCGCGTTGTAATGATTCATTAATCAAACCATTGTCGGGATCAGGCTCATCGTTTTGGTCGAGCACACCTAATAAAGTATTGTCCTCACCTTCGGTAAGCGGAGCATCAATAGATAAATGGCGACCATTGCTACGCATGGCATTTTCAACTTCTATCAATGGTATTTCGAGCATTTCAGCAATTTCTTCGGCTGTAGGCTCACGTTCAAATTTTTGCTCAAGTGCAGCAGCAGCAATGCCAATACGTCCGATTGAACCAACTTTGTTCAAAGGCAAACGAACGATACGGCTTTGGTCGGCCAATGCTTGTAAAATAGATTGACGAATCCACCACACCGCATAAGAGATAAATTTGAATCCACGTGTTTCGTCAAAACGTTTGGCGGCTTTTATCAAACCCAAGTTACCTTCATTAATAAGATCACCTAAAGTAAGTCCTTGATTTTGATATTGTTTAGAAACTGATACCACAAAACGCAAGTTGGCATTCACCATTTTCTCCAAAGCTACTTGGTCTCCTTCACGGATACGACCTGCCAATTCTACTTCCTCCTGGGCATCAATCATGGGCACTTTACTTATTTCGTTTAAGTACTTATCAAGTGATTTGCTTTCGCGGTTAGTAAACTGTTTGGATATTTTAAGCTGCCTCATGTTGATGTATTATAATTATTAATGTATGTATATCTTCCCTAAAAAAGTCTGCAAATTTAATCAATTTTTTCTTCAATACAATAGCCTATTTTAAATAGGCTGAATATTATGCGTATAGGATTAGGAAACTTTTTTTTGGATGATTTAGGTACTGCTAAAATCATGCCTGTTGTCAATAAAAATATTATATATAATAAATGTAGAAACATTGGCTGATACATATGTCCTTACTCAAACTGAATGTCATATAGATTTCTATAGAGTCCACCCTCCTGAGCATATAGTTCGTTATGCGTGCCTTGCTGGGCAACGGTTCCCTTATCTATCACTACAATTTGGTGAGCATTGCGGATAGTACTAAGTCTGTGAGCTATTACAAAGGAAGTTCGTCCCTGCATCAACAAGTCTAATGCTTCTTGCACTACTTGTTCGCTTTCGCTATCGAGGCTACTGGTAGCTTCGTCTAAAATAAGTATTGCTGGATTTTTTAGAATTGCCCTGGCAATTGCAACACGTTGCCGTTGCCCACCCGACAATTGCACACCACGTTCGCCAACAATAGTATTATATCCTTCGGGAAATTGGGTAATAAAATTATGGGCATTTGCTTTTTTTGCAGCTTCCTCCACTTCGTCTTTTGTGGCAGTGGGGCGACCATATAATATATTCTCCCCTATGGTACCGCCAAATAATATAACATCCTGTGGCACCAAGGCCATCTGGCTACGCAAATAAGTGAGCGGGTAATCAGTGCTTGGTTTTCCATCAATTAATATATGTCCACTTTGAGCATTATAAAATCCCAATAATAAATTTGTAACGGTCGATTTGCCTGTACCGCTTGGACCTACAATCGCAATTTGTTGACCTTGCTCTGCGGCAAAAGATATATTGTTTAATACATTCAAATCGGGGCGACTGGGGTAATTGAAAGATATATTTTGAATTGCTACATCGCCACGAAGCCTTGGCTGGTCTTCAATTATTAATTCAGTATCAATGGTCTCTCCTTTCTCACGCAGAATTTCGCGAACACGCTGTGTTGCCCCAATGGTTTTTTGCAATTGACTAAACATATCGGCAAAGCCTGCCATAGTGCCTCCCACAAAACTGGTGAGCACAACAAATTTCACCAAATCACCCACTGATATATCGCCTGCTTGAACTAAGCCGACACCATACCAAACAACAAATCCAATGGCACCAAATACTGAGAAAATAAGTCCTGAAATAAATAATCCCCTAAAGAATGCATTTTGTATAGTTGTCTTCACCACCAAATCCATATTTTTACCGTAGCGGCGGCCTTCATAACCTTCATTCGTAAATGCCTTTACAATACTAATGGCTTGAAATGCTTCGTGCACAATGGTTCCCGTGTCGGCAAGTTGGTCTTGGGCTTCCTTCGATTTTTTGCGGATTCGCACTCCAAACACAACAGCTAAAACTGCTATTACAGGAACCACTGCCAGCATCACCAAAGCCATTTGTGGCGATATATAAAATATAAGCCAAAGGCCGGCAACCAATGTTATAATACCTCTCAGAAATTCAGCTAACATTGATGATATAGCATCCTGAATCTGACTAAGGTCAGCCGTGATGCGACTGCTTAATTCGCCTACCCTACGTTGACTAAAGAAGTTCATGGGCATAGTCAATATTTTTGAGAAAACCGATTTACGCAAATCGGCCAAAGAACGCTCACCTGCTTGAGTGAGCATATATACCCGCATAAAAGAGAATATCATTTGCAAACCAAGTTGACCAATAATGAGGAATAAAACAGTGGTGCGAGAAATTTCGGTAATACCCAGTAAATTTTTTAAAGCTGCAGTCATTTGCCCGCCTGCTACTGCTGTTCCTGCTTGGTGCTTCGGGTCAACTACATCTATCATTAATCCCAATAAAAAAGGGAAAAGCAAGGTTGATAATGCAGAGAGACCTATAAATAAAAGCCCTAGCCAAAAATAGACACGATAGGGTTTTACATAATCGAATACCATGAGCGATTGCCTAAGCGATTCTCGGGTAATTTTTGCTTTCGGCATTTCTTCTTCTTTGCCGTTGGTATTGGTACGTCCTCGTTTTGAAGCCATAGGTTTATTTTCTATTTTACCCCGCCGCGGCGGGATTATTTTATATTTTTTGTCACACTGTCCCGATAGGTATCGGGCTTGTCGAAGTGTTATATTTTTTACATTAGTCAGTCTGGTTTCTGTCAGTCTGAGTTAATCGAAGACAACTCAGATTCACAAATCATTTTTGATGCTGTGCGAAAATATGCATGATGCGTGGCCTTTGCGGAATAAAAATTTTGAAACGTGAAAAATCCCCCCTTAGGCAAATATATAATACCAATATTGTGATTAGTGGAGGCAAGATTTTTTAGTCTAATTTTGAGCCCTCTTTAAAAAAACATCATCACAATAAAAAACAAATTATCCCGTTATAAATAGCATCATGAAAAAAATACTGTATCTCACCTTGGCCATCATAACCATCAATGCTTGTAAAAACGGGAATGACCCCAAAATTATTGGCGATGCAAAATTTTATATTAAGAAAAATGGGCCCAAACCTGTGTATGGAGATAATATTAAAATGGCCTACAAAATGTTTTACATAATGCCCGATGGCACAGAGAAAAAGTTATTCAGGAGTAACGATTCTTTGGATCAAACTATCCTTCTTGAAAGGGATTTTGTTGGTGGCCCCAATGAGTGTGTATTACAAATGAGTGTGGGCGACAGTGCTGAATTTAAAGTGAGTGCCGATTCTGTTTTTAAAATTAACAATATGGATTTCCCAGATTTTATGAAAAAAGGCGACAAAATAAAATTGGTAGTGAAACTGAAAGATGTTTTTCCTCATGGAGGAGGGGACGTAAAAATTCAGCTCGACCCGACTATAAAAGCCAATTAATAATTGATTGGTCTTATCTTTGCAGGCTAAAAATAAAAAAACAAAGTAATGCAAAGAATAGCCCTCATTTTTTTATCAATTATCCTAAACAGTTTCTTTTTATTGGGTCAAAATAAGACCAACACAAAAGCAAAAGTTGCTGCGAAGCCAACCTCAATTAATCAAAAAACCACAATCA
Proteins encoded:
- a CDS encoding RNA polymerase sigma factor RpoD/SigA, which gives rise to MRQLKISKQFTNRESKSLDKYLNEISKVPMIDAQEEVELAGRIREGDQVALEKMVNANLRFVVSVSKQYQNQGLTLGDLINEGNLGLIKAAKRFDETRGFKFISYAVWWIRQSILQALADQSRIVRLPLNKVGSIGRIGIAAAALEQKFEREPTAEEIAEMLEIPLIEVENAMRSNGRHLSIDAPLTEGEDNTLLGVLDQNDEPDPDNGLINESLQREINRVISTLSDKEKDILKYYYGLDGNVAHTLEDISDKIGLTRERVRQIKEKALRRLRKSSKSKILKAYLG
- a CDS encoding ABC transporter transmembrane domain-containing protein, translated to MASKRGRTNTNGKEEEMPKAKITRESLRQSLMVFDYVKPYRVYFWLGLLFIGLSALSTLLFPFLLGLMIDVVDPKHQAGTAVAGGQMTAALKNLLGITEISRTTVLFLIIGQLGLQMIFSFMRVYMLTQAGERSLADLRKSVFSKILTMPMNFFSQRRVGELSSRITADLSQIQDAISSMLAEFLRGIITLVAGLWLIFYISPQMALVMLAVVPVIAVLAVVFGVRIRKKSKEAQDQLADTGTIVHEAFQAISIVKAFTNEGYEGRRYGKNMDLVVKTTIQNAFFRGLFISGLIFSVFGAIGFVVWYGVGLVQAGDISVGDLVKFVVLTSFVGGTMAGFADMFSQLQKTIGATQRVREILREKGETIDTELIIEDQPRLRGDVAIQNISFNYPSRPDLNVLNNISFAAEQGQQIAIVGPSGTGKSTVTNLLLGFYNAQSGHILIDGKPSTDYPLTYLRSQMALVPQDVILFGGTIGENILYGRPTATKDEVEEAAKKANAHNFITQFPEGYNTIVGERGVQLSGGQRQRVAIARAILKNPAILILDEATSSLDSESEQVVQEALDLLMQGRTSFVIAHRLSTIRNAHQIVVIDKGTVAQQGTHNELYAQEGGLYRNLYDIQFE